The following proteins are encoded in a genomic region of Desulfosporosinus youngiae DSM 17734:
- the mch gene encoding methenyltetrahydromethanopterin cyclohydrolase yields the protein MVFPFTEQSILSPNRQAFPLVKELILRSELLRVNVLKYNEATVIDCGVRVQGSWEAGVLFAAVCLGGLAQVNLQWSNFDGLRWPAVEVVTDHPIRACMASQYAGWPIKNGGLLAMGSGPGRAIIHKGGLYENSSYEDYSETAILCLESAELPSEEVVRHLLGEFGCNPENLYILAAPTASQVGSIQIAARALETGLSKLKELGYDLERVVSGWGICPLPPAACDQLSALGRSNDGILYGSTVLYNLRDDDQILDALVKQVPSCSSKEYGRLFKDIYKDYGNFYDIDPLIFSPAEVWLCNLNSGRTFHAGALHTDLLRASFGIG from the coding sequence AGGCCTTTCCCTTAGTTAAGGAATTGATCTTAAGGAGCGAGCTTCTGAGAGTCAACGTTCTCAAATACAATGAGGCAACAGTTATTGACTGCGGTGTCCGGGTTCAAGGGAGCTGGGAGGCCGGAGTTTTATTTGCAGCAGTATGCCTGGGCGGACTGGCTCAAGTAAACCTTCAATGGTCAAATTTTGATGGGTTACGCTGGCCGGCGGTAGAAGTTGTTACGGATCATCCAATACGGGCTTGTATGGCGTCACAATATGCAGGCTGGCCTATCAAAAATGGCGGGTTGCTTGCTATGGGATCCGGTCCGGGACGTGCCATTATTCATAAAGGTGGCCTGTATGAAAACTCAAGCTATGAGGATTATTCTGAGACGGCTATTCTATGTTTAGAAAGCGCGGAACTACCGTCAGAAGAGGTAGTTCGGCATCTATTGGGGGAATTTGGATGTAATCCTGAGAATCTTTATATTTTGGCAGCGCCTACTGCTTCTCAGGTGGGTTCCATTCAGATAGCCGCACGGGCTTTGGAAACAGGGTTATCTAAACTTAAAGAACTGGGGTATGATCTGGAAAGAGTCGTTTCCGGCTGGGGAATTTGTCCGCTCCCTCCTGCAGCCTGTGACCAGCTCAGCGCCTTAGGACGCTCGAACGATGGGATTCTTTATGGATCAACAGTACTTTATAATCTCAGAGATGATGATCAAATCTTAGATGCGCTTGTAAAGCAGGTTCCGTCCTGCTCTTCTAAGGAATATGGGCGGCTTTTTAAGGATATCTACAAGGACTATGGGAATTTTTATGATATAGACCCCCTGATTTTTAGCCCTGCCGAGGTATGGTTATGCAACTTGAACAGTGGGCGAACGTTTCATGCCGGAGCCTTACATACGGATCTTTTACGAGCTTCTTTTGGAATAGGGTAA